One Pleurocapsa sp. PCC 7327 DNA segment encodes these proteins:
- a CDS encoding methionine adenosyltransferase: MKPIVRPLTAMPIELQPVEIVERKGLGHPDTICDALAEQVSIALCKFYYERFGCLLHHNVDKALLWGGSARPAFGGGRVLAPSEIFLAGRATQEFKGVKVPVEELAIASCRDWLRQNFHALDPERHVKIHCLVRPGSMDLAELYDRASATGNWLANDTSCGVGYAPLSPLEQVVYRIEKSLNAPKFKRSCPEIGEDIKVMGIRQGKEIQLTVACAFVDRYVRDLDDYCYKKARLQEIVRDLARRVTDLPVTVEINTGDDVKRLSAYLTVTGTSAEAGDDGQVGRGNRTNGLITPCRPMTLEAAAGKNPVTHVGKLYNVVASQIAAVIVEEIPDITTAYCYLVSQIGKPISKPQLIDVQIQTRQGMLVEGVRARVEEIVRERLLQISTLWQALIRGEIPVY; the protein is encoded by the coding sequence ATGAAGCCGATCGTTCGCCCTTTGACTGCGATGCCCATTGAATTACAGCCAGTAGAAATTGTCGAGCGCAAGGGATTGGGACACCCAGATACGATTTGCGATGCGCTAGCCGAGCAGGTCAGTATTGCCTTGTGCAAATTCTATTACGAACGCTTTGGCTGCCTTTTGCATCACAACGTAGATAAGGCTCTCCTCTGGGGCGGGAGCGCTCGCCCAGCTTTTGGCGGCGGACGGGTGCTAGCACCAAGCGAAATCTTTCTAGCTGGAAGGGCAACCCAAGAATTCAAGGGAGTTAAGGTTCCTGTAGAAGAGTTGGCGATCGCAAGCTGTCGGGATTGGCTGCGCCAAAACTTCCACGCCCTCGATCCCGAACGACACGTTAAGATTCACTGTCTCGTCCGCCCTGGTTCCATGGATCTCGCTGAGTTGTACGATCGCGCTTCGGCAACGGGAAACTGGCTAGCAAACGATACATCCTGCGGGGTTGGCTATGCACCGCTAAGTCCTCTCGAACAAGTTGTCTATCGAATCGAAAAATCTCTCAACGCTCCAAAATTTAAGCGCTCTTGTCCAGAAATCGGCGAAGACATTAAGGTGATGGGGATCAGACAGGGAAAAGAAATCCAACTGACCGTTGCTTGTGCTTTTGTCGATCGCTATGTTCGCGACCTCGACGACTACTGCTACAAAAAAGCCCGTCTCCAGGAAATCGTTCGAGATCTCGCCCGACGAGTGACTGACCTACCCGTCACTGTCGAGATTAATACAGGGGATGATGTGAAGCGCTTAAGCGCTTACTTGACGGTAACCGGAACTTCGGCTGAAGCGGGAGATGACGGTCAGGTCGGTCGGGGCAACCGGACTAACGGATTGATTACGCCGTGTCGTCCCATGACTCTGGAGGCGGCAGCCGGAAAGAATCCAGTTACCCACGTAGGTAAGCTTTACAATGTGGTTGCCAGTCAAATCGCCGCCGTTATTGTCGAGGAAATTCCCGATATAACAACTGCCTACTGCTACCTCGTCAGCCAGATTGGCAAACCGATTAGTAAGCCGCAACTCATTGACGTGCAGATCCAAACCCGACAAGGTATGCTAGTTGAGGGGGTTCGCGCTCGCGTCGAGGAGATCGTCCGCGAGCGCTTGTTGCAGATAAGTACCCTTTGGCAAGCGTTGATTCGGGGAGAGATCCCTGTTTATTAA